A segment of the Corylus avellana chromosome ca2, CavTom2PMs-1.0 genome:
TTTAAGGGTACGTCCAACGTGGCGACTCGTGAATGTACCAAAGGAATGTACTCGTGAACGTACTGAAGGAATGTTTAAACGACTCTTACGGCTACGGTtctattttgaaaatgaaagtgACCGCTTTGGGGTCGTGTCAACACCATTGAAGTTGAGTAGTTGAGTAATGCTTTTAATTTGTTGGTCAGAATACACCTGTCATATTTTAAAAGATTTGTTTGGCAACACAATAAAGATTGggattatatattttaatattatttaatagagTTTAGTTGAGTATGATTTGTTTGTCGAGAATGTTAAAGTTACAACCATTTTCACAAATGGAATTGCACAAGCTGACGTTGCCAcgttagtttgttttttttttattctttcttttctcactcttttgttttctacttCCTTCACCTGCTCGCATTTGCGTTCGCAGAGAGTGAAGGAGAGTGTGAGTCGATGAGAGAGAGACTCGAGGGTTCACTTCTTTTACTAAATGTTGCGTTCTGTCAACGGAACTCTCACGTCTCTTCCATATGCTCCACCCCTTCAAATCAACACCTCTCGctttggattattattattattattattttttttttttgagaaagctTTCTATTAATCTTTTGAAATTGAGTCAAAGTagcttattttgtttttcttttcattcccAGTTCAAATCCatctttttttaatctgaaaacAAGCCTAACCATCTTCTGAGAACTTCACATGGAGAAAAACCAAGAAATCGCACTGACCCAGGTGAGGATATCAGTTGTCTTTGTTTCATGAGTTTGTCTTTGCAGGGGCACGGCGACCCGACGCTCATGAGGTTCTTGATTGCAAGGTCGATGGACCCAGACAAAGCAGCAAAGATGTTTGTCCAGTGGCTGAAGTGGAGGGCTGCAATGGTGCCCATTGGGTTCATATCTGAATCCGAAATTCCAGATGAACTGGAACCCAGAAAGATTTATCTTCAGGGTTTATCAAAGGATGGATACCCGGTGATGGTTGTCAAAGCAAGCAAGCATTTCCCGTCTAAGGatcctttgagaaagagaaggaagaagaaaacaaaagaataagaaaacaaaagaatgagaaaagaacgaataaaaaaaacaaaccaacgTGGCCACGTTGTGCAATACCATTTGTGATAATGGTTGTaactctagcatttctcttgtttattaatgtgttatatatatatatatatatatatatatatattacaacgTATAGGTGAAAGTTGTATTATATCTTAGAATTTATAATTGAGAAAACGTAttctataattttaatttatttattttcaaaaaaacttaaatatatttaaaatttaagatgGTTGCGTAACCCCTTTAGATTTGTTGAGTGGCTACATCTTTACCCCTCCTATGCTTTAGGTGGCCATATCATGTGGGTGGACACAACCCCCTATGGGTGATCGAATGGACCAACCCAGAGAGGGAAATCTTCACCCTCGCAACCCACCACGGGTAGGATCTCTCCTTATGACCCATTGCGAAGGAGATCCCCACCCTCGGGCTCAGGATGAGTCTTTGCCACCCATTGAAGGTGGGATTTCCTATACCTCCCTTACATGTTTagcttttttgtgttttaatttttaaataatgttgaTGTAGTAGAATAATGTAGCATGGGAGACCCTTGTCATGCTCTACCTTGACATTATATGCTGTTAAGTTTTTAGACTAAACATGGGCGAAAAGATGTTCAAAATGGTACTTTTGTAATCCAGTGTGACTATTTGATACCAACACAAATCGCAAGTACTAAAAAATAAGGGCACCCATGttgagaaaaaaaggaaagagattaAAAAGGCCCAAACTAAAGTTGACATGAAATTCTACCTCCCTTTTGGTTTTAGGTTAGGTGGGCAGCTCTCTTTCTTCATGACCCCACTGCGGATCAAGCATGGTCCTGTTTTAATGCCCATACAAGTCCAGACTTGGTggtaccttcttcttttttttcttttgtttttttttcctaatcagACTTGGTGGTACAAAATAACTAAGGGTTAGGATTCTTCTGCTTATTGATCTTCTTCTAGTCCCACCCTCAACTACAGACACAGCTTTGATTCCTCCGCAACTATTGTACAAAGGATACCATGCAATTCATCCTATTATGAACCACTCAATATTGATAGCAAATTTAGCAAAGCCAGAACTACTGATAGCAACCATCCACCCATAAAGAGTTTTAAACAATATATCTTTTAACCTACAACCGTTCTCTCATGCAATGGGGAGCCATCCTCCAGTTTTTGAAGGTCAAATTGGCCACTCCAGCTGACCAAGAACTCCACTGGGCATTACCCACTACAGAAACCAAATCACTAATCTATGCCTCAAATCCAGAATCCATTCTCAGTGAAGTCCATCTTACTGATCAAGAACAAAGGAATCTCAAACTGCCCCCCATACACAAAGTCCCATTctcacaatttttctttatgtcATTTTCTCTGAGgtaaacaatttcaaaattcaaCAACAATGTAATTTGCTCTATAATTGAACATCACCACCCATTCTTAATCTGCAATCATTTATAACTAGGACTGCACCTCAAAACCAACCTAAATGGTCATGCCATTTTCTCACAGgccaacaatttgaaaattcaCAGCATATAGTTCAAAGTCGGTTATAACATCAAATTTCagttaaagaaaaagtaaattccaGCATCAAAATCGACAGATGTCATACAACCTTGTGGATTTAGAGAGGTATACAAACATTTTTGTATATACATGCTTCAAAACCACAGTAACTACAAGTACACAACACCTTACACAAGTGGACAATATATGGCATTAATCAGGAAAAAACCTGAAATAGTATACTCATTCTAGTAAAGGCATTTGGTACACATCGTTGGGATTATTGTTTCCTCCCATCTTCAAGCATTTTCAGCTGATCAAGCATGGCTCTCTCCCTTCACTTTTCACCCTCTGAAGAATAAAGGAGCAAAGATATGTTACTTATGTGAcagtaaaattaaaagaaacagAAGGGgcaaccctttttcttttttctttttttctttttttgaaaagaagGGAAGGGAAGGGTGGTTGATTAAGCGAGTCTAAGAAATATTGGCTCCAGAGAGGAGCAACCTCCCGAAGGAACTAAATACCCTTTGAACCTCATTCTGAAATGTAAGTGTGAAGAAGAAGGTGCCCTTAATTCGAGATGGCACACTTCCTGAAAGATGAAGACAATAATTTGATTCACCAAATCCTGCCCTAAATACACTCAAATTGAGCATTGCAACCTTATTTTAGACCAAAAGAAGCCACTCTAGTAAGCTTTAAAAGTAAACGCAAACCAAATTCACAAAAGTACATCTTCTCCACGCTTCCGTTCATCCTGCTGTTTGCTTATAGCACCAATTTGAAGCCCTCTGACAGGAAATCATCCCTGAGAAAAAACCAAGGGCCAATTTGTCAGGCACTAAGTCACATGAAAGTATACGATATAAAATTGCACCAATTGCAAGGTGGTAGGAAAACCAAGCTGGGCTAGCCATCATTAAATTGTGAACCAAATCACATACACCACTACTATGAGTGACTCAGGGTCCATTTGagagtgtgtttttaaaaaaataatctgcccttttaaaccaaatcgcaattttggagtgtttgagattgcgattttaaaaacgaaaattttaaaatcgtgaaaagatctacgatttctataagcagactagggggtgcttatttgaaaatatgcgaatttaaaccaaaatcatgatttcacttaaaataatatttggcgcaatatttacccATGAAACTGcaaattatatgttaatgttatccaaacactcaattttggtaaaaacagtatttcttaacatgttttaccaaacgtctatgcaattttaaaaagtaaaacgcaattttttttttaaaattgcacttattgaaatcgcactcccaaagaGGCCATCAGAACCAGATTATGTAAGCATGTCATCAACGTATCATCACTGtctaataacaaaaaacaatgcCAACAGAGATACAATAACCTGCATAAGGAAACCAAAGACAGTCTATTGTCATTTacctatttttcttatttttctcctcttctAAACTCTGCTTCTTCCCATGATCTCTTCTACTCGCCGCGGTCGGGACAAGACTTCCGACAAAAATTTCGGCCTCAAACGAATCCGGCAAACCGCCCACACTCACATTCTCGACCCTTTTCCCCCTCAAATCGTACCACACAAGCCTCTGATTGTCAAGCTCCACCAGAACCTCCCTACCAGTCTTGGAATAAGCCAAGGGCCTCAAATACTTGTACGACCCAACAACGTCAGCTTTTGCAACCGAAAAGAGCTTAGCCCAAGACTCCTTGACCCCATACTCCCTCATCACCCAAACATCGATACGAACATCCGGGTAAGTCGCTATCATACACACGCACCGACCCAAGACCCCCACTTCAATGTGAAATCTCTTCTCCGCACACTCGGGCAATGGGACCTCCCTAAATCTTTCAACCGTCAGATCAAAAGCGACAATCAGATCAGCCTCTTCGACGTTGAACTTCCGGTTCACCACCCAATGCAAAGCACCACTCGCGAAGGTCCCATTCTTCCTCGCATAACACAGAACATAAGGCATATCCTCAGAGTCTCTCCACTCGTTCGCTCTAAGACTATAAACCTTAACTTTGGACACAAACCCTTCGTTATCCAAATTGATGAACTGCGAAATCCTCACTAGCTTGTAGTCCTCGCTCACCGGGTCGTACCCGAACCCGAATACCCGCGTGCCCAGCAAGCTCGACCCGATTCGCTCAATGGGCAAAAAGGGCAAGACTTTGTGCCTTCTGATCGATGGGTTCCACAGAGCGATGTCCTCGGCCACGTTAGAGATGCAGATCAAGCCGTTGGTGGAGCCCAGGATTAAGATCCGATTGCTGTAGCACATCAGAGGGTGAGCGAGCAAGACGGCATCGCTTAGGGCGTCAAGGTTGATAAGATAGATCTCGGAGTCCCTCCGGAGCATGAGGCTGAGGTTAGAGCCTGTCTCTATGGAGTTCTTGAGGTGGAGATCAATGAAACCCGT
Coding sequences within it:
- the LOC132171511 gene encoding F-box protein CPR1-like; translated protein: MADLPSEILIAVLCRLPVRSLLRFRSVSKPFRSLIDSTGFIDLHLKNSIETGSNLSLMLRRDSEIYLINLDALSDAVLLAHPLMCYSNRILILGSTNGLICISNVAEDIALWNPSIRRHKVLPFLPIERIGSSLLGTRVFGFGYDPVSEDYKLVRISQFINLDNEGFVSKVKVYSLRANEWRDSEDMPYVLCYARKNGTFASGALHWVVNRKFNVEEADLIVAFDLTVERFREVPLPECAEKRFHIEVGVLGRCVCMIATYPDVRIDVWVMREYGVKESWAKLFSVAKADVVGSYKYLRPLAYSKTGREVLVELDNQRLVWYDLRGKRVENVSVGGLPDSFEAEIFVGSLVPTAASRRDHGKKQSLEEEKNKKNRDDFLSEGFKLVL